TAGTTGCTGTTATGtagaatgtaaaatgtaaaatgccgTCAATTAGACATTTGTTTATTGTGGGATAGAAATGTCACAGACACCTATCATTTGGCTGTGGCAGATACCGTCTGTGTTCGCACAGTGTGAACTAAAAACATTCAACAAAACATTGCACAAGACGCAaactaaataaatgaatacaaagttaCTGTCCCGTACAGATGTCCATTGTTAAGAAGCCTTATGTTGGTTGGACAATCGGGATGCGCCGGATTCACCGTCATAGATAACGATTTATAGGCCACTTATAAAGAACATGAATTGGCCCGGAGTATACTAGTGCAATCAACACTACTGAAATTACGTTCAGTGTCAACTGTCAATCTCAAccgtttttttaaacaaatataAAAGGATTGGAATAAGCAACCATGCAAGAATGCAACTAATTAaggttttctgtttctgttgctTTTCTTTTCACTGTGGGGAACTTGTTATTTGTCTCTAAACAGGTAGGGTAGGCCTACTAATGCTAAAATGCAAAACTACACAAATTCACTGACATTCACTGATTCACTTCGCAACGGCACTTAGCCCCAGGGGTGTTGCCATTATTTGAACTGAAGAGGTAGGAGCAAAAGCAGGCCTGCCCCTGAACAGGTGTTCAGGTGAACGTGCTCAAATGAGGTTATCTCCTTAGTTGTCTATTTTGCCCCCTGCAGCACAAACATGGTACAGCTGACGCTTGTAACTGTATTAACCTAAAATAGAGTTCCATAGACAATCAGGCTAATGAGATGTATGTTTTTGATGCCTTTGAAGCaccattgtatgtgtgtgctctgtTTTTGCACTTGTGCAGTGTGTGCGGGTGTTTCTAACAGACACTGAGCAGAGGAGAACGATGTTGATGATCCCTCAGTTTATGCCACAGCGAACAATAAcccgagagagaaaacaaggcaTATCCTATGTCAGCTTTCCCCTCTTTGTTTAGGAGCACAGAAACCCCACCCTCGAAAGTCTGCAGCTCTATAACAAGATATCTCAGCCACAAACCCTCAGGATCCCAACCCAGGAGGAATAACCTCTATCAGTCCAGTCTGACGGAAAAGGAACAAACGACAGCCTCCATctgttgtctgtgtgagagactgagaatACTTCAGAGGTTGTCTTGACTGAAGTCTACTCGGCCCACAAACACGATTGTTCATAATTGTCTGTGCGGTGGAGAAACGAGCAGGTGCCCTAAATACTTTACTTGTCTCTGAGCAGCAACAGCAAGGATCAGCATGGCATCCCAGGGCCTTCAGATCATGGGTGTGCTTCTAGCCTTGGTCGGCTGGCTGGGCACCATCATCACCTGCGCCCTGCCCATGTGGAGAGTCACTGCCTTCGTAGGAGCCAACATAGTCACCGCCCAGGTGATCTGGGAAGGTCTGTGGATGACCTGTGTGGTCCAGAGCACAGGCCAGATGCAGTGTAAGATATACGACTCCATGTTGGCCTTGCCCCAGGACCTGCAGGCAGCCAGAGCCATGGTCATCATCTCAGTGATGGTTGGAGTGTTTGGAGTCTTGATGGCCATCGCCGGAGGGAAGTGCACCAATTGTATAGAGGACGAGAACGCCAAAGCCAAAGCCTGCATTGTCTCTGGGGTCATCTTCATCATCGGGGctttcctcatcatcatcccagTGTCATGGTCTGCCCACGCGGTCATTCGAGACTTCTACAACCCTCTGTTGATAGAGGctcagaggagagagctgggggcaGCGCTCTATATAGGGTGGGGGTCCGCAGGACTCctgctgctgggaggggggctgctCTGCCAGAACTGCCCCCCTAAGGAAAACCAAATGTACGGAGGAGCCAAATTTGCCCCGGTTAGAGCAGCCTCCCTTCCCATGAACTATGTTTGAGTGAGTCTCTATGGATTCCAAATCCTGGCATGTTCAATGTAATGTGTGGAGAGGTGCATGTACTAACTGCACTGCTCATAAGGTTCTTCTTAGACTGCACAATAGTATTTGATGTGCAACTCGTTGATTAGTAGTGGGGAATGCTGTACATTTGCAGTTAATGATTTGACTGTTCCAACTTTTCCAACCCATGAAATGCATTGTATGAAAAATATGATGTGACTTATGAAATATACCATTACAACAATTAGGTTTTCTCAAATTTACTGTGTAAAATAATCATGATAGGCCTAACTAAATCGTGTGTATGTTCCTGGTATATTGCAGATGTTGGCCAATACATGTATTTTCTGCACAaatctgttgtttgtttgtaattTCAATAAATAAAGGTGAACATGTCTAGGCTTTTGTtattgtaaatgttttattctGCACACTATTTGGGCTGAAGTTGTGTTTCTGTTATTCAGTTGACAAAAGAAAGTTGCTCTAGGATTTCTTCAGAAGAGGTTCTCAACCGTTGGGCTCTTGGCCCAGTTAAGCCAAGTGAGCCAAAACTATAATTTAAAGTCTCTGCCTTGAATAAAACAGATGTCACATTCTGAGACAACACACTCCGTCGCATGGAAACATGTTGCTAAGAAACGCATTTTGTCTCCTGAGTGTGCATCTGTTCATTATGCAAATGTAATGTATGGTCAGGTGACTGGCTTgcacaccatacaccatacaTTTTCGTGCTTGCCTTTATGTAAAAACATCTATAAAATATTATGTGActtatttgttttgagattgaCAACTCTGTCCATACGGTATTTTCACTGTATAAGGAACACATAAAAAAACAATGTTCTTATAAAAAGGCTGATCAAAGGCTTTTATTTAGTATAAAAATAAACGACAGCTAACACGAGCGCTTATAAGTGTTTAAGTTGTTTTAAGTGCTACTGTACAAAACTAAGATTccagagaaaagaaaaacagaactAGTTCAgtattgttcagaaaatgttagGGCTAGTCTAGTTTACTCGAAAACGGAATAAAACATTTCGCATAACATTCACATGGGATCCAACACATTGAATTGAGAAATCATGTTTTAAAAGTAAAAAAttaagacaaaaagaaaatcacACAAATTCTTTCCCTGACGCAGTGGACTTCGGTGCGGTGTACTTTGCTCCATAGCGGTCCCCCTTCGATGGGCACTGACAGCACAGAAGCGCGCCCCCGATAAGCAGCATCCCGGATGCACCCCATCCTATGTATAGGGACGcacccagctctctcctctgcacGTCTGGGATCATGGGGTTGTAGAAGTCCTTTATGATGGCattggcaggcaggcacaccGTGACTAGACACAATGACCCACTCACGATGAAGAAAACACCCGCGGAGATAACGACCCGGGCCTTGGCGACTTGATCCCCAATGCAGGTGGTACATTTACCCCCGACCACCGACAGTAGCACGCCGAACAGAGAGACCAGAATAGCAATGACCACCATGGCCCGAGCAGCCTGTAGGTCCGGAGGCAAAGCTAGGAGAGAGTCATAGACTTTACACTGCATCTGACCAGTGCTCTGCACTACGCACGTCATCCACAGTCCTTCCCAGATGGTCTGCGCCACCACTATATTGTTGCCGATGAACGCCGATACTTTCCACATGGGCAGGATGCAAATGAGGATGTTTCCAATCCAGCCGAGAACTGCAAGCCCAACTCCCAGAATCTGCAGCCCTAAAGATGCCATCGCTGTCTACTGTTGCCCCGGTCTTTTGATTTCAGCCTTCAAGAGCTCGCAGAATAAGGCCCCTTGCGCTGGATAGCTTTATAAACGCAACCCCCTGTAAGCCCCCTTCATGAGTGCTTTTTGACTTCGTTACTAGGAGATCACATCCATCAAGTTCCCCGTAAACCTCCCACAACCCCCGGATTTCACACCAACAGCTGTGATCTATGGCGAAATCCAACGAAGAAGCACTGGAATGTGCAAGGCTCATGTCCAGATAAAAATTGTAGCCTCGTTGCAACAGTTACTACTTTATCAAATGGGATTTCGAAATGTTGttttcactctttttttttAGTTTAGAACTTGCTTATGTGGCAAATATGGAACACATAAAAGATGTTCTGTTCGACAAATTTGACTTAAAATCTTGATTGGATCTCCACAAACAGGGCTACGCTAATTGTGTTCTGAAACTGCAATTAGCATGTTGATTGTTGGAAAATGTGGGACCATTATTAGTTCAATTTTGTTTAAAAATGTCCTACTATTTTGGAGCCAATAAGTAAAAAGCATGTAACTGCACCTAGCTGTGTGTTTCCTCATCTATAATTAACTTATTATTGAGAACAGGTGTTCTCAATATAACTAATTACTCCCGAACACGTGGGTAGGCCATATATATAACACTTTCCCATTCGGAATCATTGTGCTTCCCTGTTGCTTACCACAGTCGGGTGTTGATTTTATTTTGGGTATTCAAGTTTTCAGTCATCCACCATTATGGCCAACGCTGGGTTCCAACTCTTGGGCATCGCCCTGGCAATTATCGGTTGGATTGGAGACATCGTCATCTGCGCACTACCCATGTGGAAAGTGACGGCATTCGTTGGGAACAACATTGTGACCGCACAGATCTTCTGGGAGGGTCTGTGGATGACCTGCGTGCAGCAGAGTACAGGCCAGATGCAGTGTAAGGTCTACGACTCCATGCTGGCCTTGCCCCAGGACCTGCAGGCAGCTAGAGCTTTGGTCGTTATCTCCATTCTGGTGGCCTTCATGGGGATCTTCCTCGCCATGGCTGGTGGGAAGTGCACCAACTGCATTGAAGATGAGGAGGCAAAAGCAAAAGTTGCCATTGCTGCAGGAGTCGTCTTCATCGTCGCAGGGGTACTGGTCTTAATCCCTGTGTCCTGGTCCGCCAACACCGTCATCAGGGACTTTTACAACCCCATGATGCTTGACGCCCagaggagggagctgggggcatCACTGTTCATCGGCTGGGGTTCAGCTGGTCTCCTGCTAATCGGTGGCGCCCTGCTCTGCTGCCAGTGTCCTAAGAATGAGGAGGGACGATACACCGCCAAATATTCAGCACCGCGATCTGCAGCCAGCGGAGGTGCCTACGTTTGATAAGATGGAACTCAACGATTCTGCAGTGAAGGGTTAATCAGTGAGATTTCTCACTACTCGTTCAACCCAAAGTAACCCAtggattttaaaatgttttaatctgaatgtattttatttaaTGGTATTGCTTCAATAAATGTGTTACTTTTCTATAATGCAGCGTTGTCttgatttattttaaacaaagggaatacgtatgtgatgctgttcattgactacagcaTTCAATGCCATCATCCCctccaagcttgtggacctgggacttGGCACCTCCCTGTGCAAGTGGATCTTCAACTTCCTGAcggggaggccacaggtggtgCGAAGggtgaccgcacctcatccacactgatcaccaacacaggcaccccccagggctgtgtgctcagccctctcctgttctccttgttcaAACATGACTGTGCGGCAAAGCACGGTTCCAACCTCCTTAAGTTTGCTGATAAAACCATTGTGGGCCTCATCTGACAGTGACtagtcagcctacagagaggaggttgataccctgacatgGTCTCAGGCAATTACCTCTCAATGTCAGCAAGATTAGGGAGATTGTGGACTCGGAGGGCAGGAGGATGAGCATGCACCTCTACACATTAACTGATccgaagtggaaaaggtcagctgcttcagatTCCTTgaggtggtcaaagcggcccgcAAACGCCTCTTCCGGAGACTGAcgtttggcatggactcagtcatcctcacaaACGtctacagatgcactatagagagcatactgactggttgcatcagtgtggtatgggagctacACAGACCGGGACCGCAAGGGCCTATGcagtgtggtcaggtctgctgagatcatcggcaggaagctcccagccctacaggacacctaccacacacgatgcctcaggaaagctggcaggattttAAGAGACTGtcaccacccatccttcagtctttttaccccttgccttctggcaggcgataccgaaGCATTCATTCTCGCACACGTAGACTGGAGAATAGTTTCTTTCCAAGCGCCATCatgcttctgaatggacattgatacactCGCCACTTTCTCACtagccactttacacactgtcacttacagctactggttgcactatcagcaatattgcactaattgttaccccacttgtctttaggttagtatagATCTAAGGTTGGTATAGGttgtgtattagaggtttagtatactgtattgtttaTTTAGGTTTATTATACTTTGCTTATCATAGGTGTAATttatgttctgagtacttatgttatgccaggttgctttgagttgtcttgtcctaagaatttcagtggcCAGTCTgactgttgttctgtgcatctgacaataaaagacttgaacttgatctTGAACTTGAACTAAACTACCCCTGATAATGCGCGGAAGATTTACATTCACATGGTTGCGTCATTGTAGCTGCTCGTTTCAATGGCCAGAAATATTGGAATAGGGGAGAATTGTTGTTGGTTGTTTTTCACTTAAACCTTCTACAACCATCGGATTTCACACAAATTCGACTCAAAATCTTAATTGGATCTCCACAAATGCATTGTCCTGATAAGCTAATTGTGTCCTAAACCTACAATTAGCTTGTCAATTGTTGGAAAGTGTGAGACCATTATAAGTTCTATTTATGATCTGAGAGCCTATTACAGGTAGTAGGCCTACTATTTTGTAGCCAAAATACGTGTTAAAAAGGCGTGTAACTGCACCCAGTTTTGTGTTTCCTTATCTCTAATTAGGGTCCTCACAGATGTTCTCAATATAACTAATTAATCCCGAACACGTGGGTAGGCCATATATATAACACTTTCCCATTCGGAATCATTGTGCTTCCCTGTTGCTTACCACAGTCGGGTGTTGATTTTATTTTGGGTATTCAAGTTTTCAGTCATCCACCATTATGGCCAACGCTGGGTTCCAACTCTTGGGCATCGCCCTGGCAATTATCGGTTGGATTGGAGACATCGTCATCTGCGCACTACCCATGTGGAAAGTGACAGCCTTCGTTGGGAACAACATTGTGACCGCACAGATCTTCTGGGAGGGTCTGTGGATGAACTGCGTGCAGCAGAGTACAGGCCAGATGCAGTGTAAGGTCTACGACTCCATGCTGGCCTTGCCCCAGGACCTGCAGGCAGCTAGAGCTTTGGTCGTTATCTCCATTCTGGTGGCCTTCATGGGGATCTTCCTCGCCATGGCTGGTGGGAAGTGCACCAACTGCATTGAAGATGAGGAGGCAAAAGCAAAAGTTGCCATTGCTGCAGGAGTCGTCTTCATCGTCGCAGGGGTACTGGTCTTAATCCCTGTGTCCTGGTCCGCCAACACCGTCATCAGGGACTTTTACAACCCCATGATGCTTGACGCccagaggagagagctgggggcaTCACTGTTCATCGGCTGGGGTTCAGCTGGTCTCCTGCTAATCGGTGGCGCCCTGCTCTGCTGCCAGTGTCCTAAGAACGAGGAGGGACGATACACCGCCAAATATTCAGCACCGCGATCTGCAGCCAACGGAGGCGCCTACGTTTGATAAGATGGAACTCAACGATTCTGCAGTGAAGGGTTAATCAGTGAGATTTCTCAACTCGTTCAACCCAAAGTAAAACAtggattttaaaatgttttaatctgaatgtattttattttattgtattgcttCAATAAATGTGTTACTTTTCTATAATACAGCGTGTTGTCGTTTTTACTACCCCTGATAATGCGGTGCGTGTAGATTTGCGTGCACATGGTTGCGTCATTTTTGCCGCTAGTTTCAATGCCCAGAAATATTGGAATAGGGGAGAATTGTTTTCTTTGGGGGGATTGCATTGACCATTTGTGGAAACACGCCCCAACGCTGTGCAAAAAGAATCAGGACAAGCAGGAAACCCGAGTCGCTGAACAGTCAAGTCTCCTCCCAGTCCTTCAATACCTGCAGTGTGGAAAAGGAAGAAAACGGAACAGTTCGCGTAATGCTCCCACGGACTTTTAGAATTTCCCTTTTTGGAAATAACGCTGATTTCGGTACGTGGGATCAGTGTTTTTGTGGATCATGTCGTTTTGTAGTAAAATAATTGACTCTCAAACTTGTCTTTAAAAAGAATGGGTAGACAGATTCTTTCCTTCATCTTGGCCTTCATTGgtttcctgggcaccatcctcatcTGTGCCCTGCCCATGTGGAAGGTGACTGCCTTTATTGGAgccaacattatcacagcccaGGTGTTTTGGGAAGGTTTATGGATGAACTGTGTCCTGCAGAGTACAGGCCACATGCAATGCAAGGTCTACGACTCCCTGCTAGCCTTGACCCAGGAGTTACAGGCTGCCAGAGCTCTCATCTGTTTCTCCATTGCTGTCGGCGTGGTTGCAATCGGTCTGACTGTAGTCGGGGCCAACTGCACCAACTTCCTGAGTTATGACTCGCCACGGAAGTCCAAGATTGGCATTGCGGCAGGTGTGGTGTTCATAGCAGCTGGGGTCCTCTGTGAAATTCCTGTCTGCTGGTCGGCCCATTCCATAATCACTGGGTTCTACAACCCCCTGGTCACCGATGGGCGCAAAGGGGAGCTGGGGGCCTCCATCTACGTTGGATGGGTGTCTGGAGCTCTGCTCATCATCGGAGGGGGGATGCTGTGCAGCTCATTTCCCTGCTAAGACGCAGGGAATCGCTGAAGGACCATGGGGATTTTAGATGAACACTGGATTAGCAGATGCTTATGGTTGTCTGCTTTGCACACTCAGCCCTCTGTACATGTGTGGCTCCATGAGCCAGAGGGtggaatccaaactactggacAGGCCATCAAAGTAAACAATTAGCTTGATTAAACGGCATGTCATGGGGGCTGTGAAAGATTTACAAAGAACTGGGATAAGATTTTAATGAAATGTATAATACTCGTACATATTTGATCAATTGACTTTATCTATCGAAAAAATGCCAGAGTAATATGTGTAATCTAAGCATGCTGTATTTCTTTACTGTGACTTCTTTGTAGCATCCTCAGGAGGGAGATGGGCTCAGCCCACCACATAACGTGGGCCTCCTCACAGgacaatatttatttttaataaatAAACCTGCATAAACTATCATGTGAGTTAGCTATTTGTATTGATACATGAGATGATTTTGATGACAAACTGATCCAGTACATATGTATACACTTAATGTAAAAACATAGATTTTTGAA
This window of the Osmerus mordax isolate fOsmMor3 chromosome 19, fOsmMor3.pri, whole genome shotgun sequence genome carries:
- the LOC136962952 gene encoding claudin-like protein ZF-A89, producing the protein MANAGFQLLGIALAIIGWIGDIVICALPMWKVTAFVGNNIVTAQIFWEGLWMTCVQQSTGQMQCKVYDSMLALPQDLQAARALVVISILVAFMGIFLAMAGGKCTNCIEDEEAKAKVAIAAGVVFIVAGVLVLIPVSWSANTVIRDFYNPMMLDAQRRELGASLFIGWGSAGLLLIGGALLCCQCPKNEEGRYTAKYSAPRSAASGGAYV
- the LOC136962956 gene encoding claudin-4-like; the encoded protein is MANAGFQLLGIALAIIGWIGDIVICALPMWKVTAFVGNNIVTAQIFWEGLWMNCVQQSTGQMQCKVYDSMLALPQDLQAARALVVISILVAFMGIFLAMAGGKCTNCIEDEEAKAKVAIAAGVVFIVAGVLVLIPVSWSANTVIRDFYNPMMLDAQRRELGASLFTLKRMGRQILSFILAFIGFLGTILICALPMWKVTAFIGANIITAQVFWEGLWMNCVLQSTGHMQCKVYDSLLALTQELQAARALICFSIAVGVVAIGLTVVGANCTNFLSYDSPRKSKIGIAAGVVFIAAGVLCEIPVCWSAHSIITGFYNPLVTDGRKGELGASIYVGWVSGALLIIGGGMLCSSFPC
- the cldn29 gene encoding claudin 29, translating into MASLGLQILGVGLAVLGWIGNILICILPMWKVSAFIGNNIVVAQTIWEGLWMTCVVQSTGQMQCKVYDSLLALPPDLQAARAMVVIAILVSLFGVLLSVVGGKCTTCIGDQVAKARVVISAGVFFIVSGSLCLVTVCLPANAIIKDFYNPMIPDVQRRELGASLYIGWGASGMLLIGGALLCCQCPSKGDRYGAKYTAPKSTASGKEFV
- the LOC136962951 gene encoding claudin-4 translates to MASQGLQIMGVLLALVGWLGTIITCALPMWRVTAFVGANIVTAQVIWEGLWMTCVVQSTGQMQCKIYDSMLALPQDLQAARAMVIISVMVGVFGVLMAIAGGKCTNCIEDENAKAKACIVSGVIFIIGAFLIIIPVSWSAHAVIRDFYNPLLIEAQRRELGAALYIGWGSAGLLLLGGGLLCQNCPPKENQMYGGAKFAPVRAASLPMNYV